GCCAGGTGGCGCGCGAGCCGGGCAGATCGGTGGCTGCGATGTTCCAGGTGGCGGGGTGGAGGATGGTGCGGCGGTAGCGGACGCGCGGCAGGAAAGGAAGTCCGGTGGCGGCGCCCCAGGAGAAGGGTGTGCAGGCGGCTGCCCGTGCGGTGCTGATCTCGCACAGGAACCGGGCCAGGGGGTGTGTGGCCCGGCGGAGATCGAGCGCGTTGACCATGAGCGGCTCGACGAGCTGCCCGCGCGAGAGGGAGAGCAGGAAGAGGCGGTGTGCGTCGGCACTGACCGCCAGGTCCTCCAGCGGGAGCGTCTGGCTGCTGTGGGGCTGGTGCTCGCCGAGCGGCACGACGGTGGTGATGGCGGGGCTGCGGGCGAGGTTGGCCGCGCGTGCTGATAGCGGCGGGCAGGAGACCTGCGCGAGCATCGCGCCGGGGTGGAGCGTGGGCAGCGCGGCCAGTGTGCCGGTCAGCCGGTCGCGGTCGGTGGGTTCCAGCAGGTGCAGGAAGCGGCCCGCGGTGGTTCCGGCCTGGCGGGCGGCGCTGAGCACGGCGAGCGTGAACTCGCCACGGTCGATGGCCGTAAGAGTCGGGGCGTGTAGCGCGAACCGTAGCTCGGTGTGCGGCACCGGATGCGGTGGCCGGTCGGCGTCGGTCGCGAGGTTGTTCAGGGTGGTCTCGTCGAGCACGACGTCGCCTCCTTCGAGCGCGGCCCGTTGGGCGAGGCGCAGGAGGGTCCGGTCCCGGGGGGTGAGCGACGGCGCGGCAGGGGTGGTCGTGGAGGTTCGGTAGCCGGCTGGGTAGCCGATGCCGATGTCGGTATCCACGGCGTGGGTGAGCGGGACGACGGCGTCGATGCCCCACCGTTCCAGGAACGCCGTGTGCCAGGCCTGCCAGGCCGGGTTGCCCTGTGGGTGCGGGGTGAGCTGGACCAACGCGGAGGCAGCGGCTTCGGCTTCGGTGGCGACTGCCCGGGGGAGGGCCGCCGTCCAGTCGAGGCGCAGGTCTACCGCGAGCTCGGCCGTGATGTCGTCGCACATGGTGGCCATCCGCTTCGTGGCGGACACGCGCAGGGCATGTCGTTCCACGGCTGAGCCGGTTCGGCCGTGGTGGGTGAGGTCCTTCTGGATCGCCTGCAGCTCCTCGATCAGGTGGAGGGGTGGATCGGGGAGTCGGGCCAGCTCGGTGATGATGTGGCCGAGGGGGTCGGTCACGGTCATCGGCGGGTTGATGCTTGTGAGGAGAATGCCGTGCTCCGCCAGAGCGGCCAGTAGTGCATCGAGGTCGTGCGGTGCATGGTCAGGGAAGGCTTCGATCAGTATGGCGCCCAGCCGGCCGATCCTGATCGGGGTTCGAGCGGCCTTCATGACCGCTTGGACGGGCGCGGTGTTGCGCACGGTGAGGTCGCAGGTGCCTGTCTGACCGGGCGCGAGACGGCAGGGGAGTACGAGCCGCTCGCCGCGTGCGAACACCAGGTTGTTGACCGTCGCAGGCAACTGCGGCAGCACGCCGGGGTGGGCTTCCACTCGCCTGATGAGTGCTGTCACCCACGCGGAGTCAGGACGGGCGAGGGCACGGTGCTGCTTCCCGCGCTGCAGGTTCGTGGTGTCACCGATTCGCGTGGCGGCGACGCCGGCGAACACGCCGAACGGGGTGGCACGGCTGGTGGCACGTAGCAGATAGCGCAGGGTGGACTGGACCGCGCTCTGGATGCGGTGCGGCTGTTGGATACGGCCTGCGCACACGCCCGCGATCTGGTCCGCCAGGATGGGGCTGGCCACCTCGATGGCCTCGACGAACGCCGGGTCGGTCCGGACGTGGCGCAGCCAGCTCAGCCATCCGGCGATATGGCCGGCGCTGGTGCCGGTCAGGTCCGGCCATGGAGGGAGATCTGGCCTTGAGGTGAAGGCGCTGGCGCGGATGACCGCGGCGTCGGCGTGTTCGAAGCGGGGGGTGATCAACGGTTCTTCCTGACGCGAATGAGCAGGTGAAGACAGGCCAGGGGACCGGCTGTGTTTCTCGGGCCGGTCCCCCAAGGGGTTGTTAGCAGGTGACGCCGGCGCTGTCGTCGGTGCCGCCGCAGCCGTCACCGGTGCAGTCCTCTGAGTCGACCCTGGCGGCCGTCACGTTGGCGCGGGTGAATCGCACGTCGAGGTCCAGGTCGCTGCGGCCTTGCTGGGTGCGGGCAGTCATGGTGGTGCTCCTTCCATCGAAGAGAAATAGGGGTGGTGCGGTGCTTCACTGGGCCGGCTGCGGCCAGTGCAGCACGATCGTGGTGTGCCGCTTGTGCAGCACGAGACCGGCAGGCAGGCCGGTGTCCGGGGTTTCGGCCGGGTAGACGGTCATGCTGGGTGCCGGGCGGCCGTGCTGGTCCCACTGGCGGATCTGCTCGGCGAACGTCTCGGCCGCCTCCGCGGCGGTTGGGCCGTGGGCGTAGACGCCGAACTCGAACGTGGTTCGCTCGCGGTCGAGGGGACGCAGTTTGGCTCGGTAGGCGAGCGTCTGCCGGCTGATGGTCGCTGGGGTGCCCAACCGCCATGAGGGGGCGACAACACCGGCGTCGAGGGCTTCCTGTTTGGCGGTGAGGAGCGCGAATCCGTGCAGGTGAGTGGCCAGCCACAGGTCCTGGTCGTGGAAGGGCTGCCGTTTGCCTACCGTGACGCCCGACCAGGCTTCCGCTCGTGGCGTGGACAGCACCTCATCGAGGGTGGTGGTGTCGAGGTGCTGGTCTTCGTCCAGCCACAGGCCGGCCTTGTCGTGGAGAGGCACCGCGTGGCCCTGGTGCTGGCCGCTGCCCTGCATGGGTACGAAGCCGCACATCAGCGGTCGGCCGTGGCTTTCGAGGAGGGGACCGCGGCGGTCCAGCGCCCAGGATCGGGTCAGGCCGAGGGTCCGCAACGGCAGCACCAGGCGGCCGCCGTCGGCGAGTTGGCTCAGCCACGCCGGGGCGATGTCCCACGTCCCGGCCGTCACGATGATCGCGTCGAACACGCTGCCGGCCGCGCCGTACTCGCCGTCGCCCTGCATCACCTGGACGTCGTCATAGCCTGCGGCGGCCAGGCATGCCTTGGCCCGGTCGATCACGTCTGAGTCGATGTCCATCGTGGTCACCGATCCGGTGGAGCCGACCATCTCGCTCAGGAGGGATGCCTGGTAGCCGCCGCTGCCGATCTCCAGTACCCGCTTGCCGGACAGGTCGCCCGCCTGGCTGAGCATCATGGCGATGGTGGGCGGGGCGGATACCGTGCTGAGCATGATGCCCCGGTCGGCGTCCCGCTTGGCGACTACCGAGTCGCTACCGTAAGCCGCCTCGAGCGACGCGCCGGGCGTGAACAGATGCCGAGGCACCTTCCGCAGGGCGGCCTCGACCGCCGGGGGCACTGTGATCCCTAGCTGTTCCTGTCCGGCGATGATCTGGTCGACCATGGCGTCACGGAGAACCGCCGCTTGCTTGCCCGTCTCTGCGCTGTCACTTGCCATGTCGGACGTCGTCACGCTCGTCTCCTGTTCCTGGGCCGCCGTGCGAGCCGTGTCGATTCCGGTAGTCATAGGGTGGCCTGCGCTTTCTTGGTCGTGGTGGGCAACTGGCCGATGGTGGCCGGTGGTGGACTGCTACGAGGGCTCGCCACGCCGCCCCTCGTCTGTCGGGATGGAGGTGTCGGGCTCCGGCCTCTCCTTGCGGCTGAGATGCTCGGCGTGGTGCCGTTTGACCAGGGCGATGTAGGTATTGAGAGCCTGGCGGTAGCGGCCCCTGTTGGTCTCCTCATAACGATCGCCGCTTCGGCGCAGCACGAAGAAGACGCCGCCCCCGGACGCGAACTCATACAGCCCGCAGCACGAGGTGTGCCTGACTCGCAGCACGCCGCTCGGCGTGTACGGCTTCCACTCGAACGCGGGATCGTTCTGCTCTGGCGCAACCGTCTGAGGTCGGCCGGCTCCTGCCAATGTCTGCTCTCTCCACCCGGGCCTGACTGTCTGCTGGCGTGGGATGAGCAGTAACGGGATCGTGGTCCTTGTCGGTGCGCTTGGGGCGTCACACGTCTGGTGAAGGCGGGGGAGACGGAAGGACAAGCGTGCGGAGGCGTCGCCCTCGACCCGGGCAACCATGTGAGCAGCGCGAGAGAACGCGACGTGCAGGGAAGACGTCCCCCTACGACCGGCCGGGCGCACACGCGGAGAGGCGGTCGGCCGGCTCGGCGCGGCCTCGTCCACGCCTTGACTCAGCACCTGGGGCTCCTGCCGTGATGGCCGGGAAGCGTGTCCCTCAGCATGAGCCACGGCTCGAGACGAAGCTCTCCGATCCGCTCATTGACAGCCCGCAGCAGTTCCTGCGGGTTGGAGGCCTTGACGTAGATGCCCACGGGGGACGGGCCTTTGTAGAAGCCGGTGAGGTGACGCCCGGCTACCTCCCACAGCACGAGCAGGAGGCCGCCGTGCTGCTGCTGGAGCTGAGCAGCCCACGCCTGACCCGTGTCGTCGTTAGTGCCCGCGGGCCGGGCGACAGGAGGGGCGGTAGCACGGCTTCTCATGTGAGCCCCTCGATCAGGTGCCGCTCGTCGGCACGGTGCCCCGGACTGGCTCCGTCCACTCGGAACTTCGGCCGTCCGAGCACGAGCGCGGGGCGCTCCTGCGTCGGGCGTGGTGACGTAGACCGGTCGTAACCTCGGGCGATCCGCCTGGGCTCCGCGAGGCTCTTCGGACGTGGACGGTCACCGGGAAAAGCGGTGTTCGCCGTGGTGAGCATGTTGTTCATCACGACGCCGTCCCACTGCGATCTGCGTACGTACCGATCGTGGCGGCTCTACGCTTCCTCATGGGTCAGGACCTCTTCCTGATCAAGGCCTCGGGATCCCCCGGTGTTCACGCACCGGGGCCGAGGCCGCCCTACTTCGTGGTGAAGGGCGCTGGTGGCTTCAGCCCTCGGGAGTAGCGTTGTCGGCACAGGCAGTGATGGTCTAGGGGTGGACTGTCCGCAAGGGTGTACGCGGAGTTGCGGACACCCCTGCGGACGCGACAGGGAGCGCCGCATGGACATGGAGACGTTCGGTGGGACGCTTCGACGTCTACGGCTACGTGCTGATATGTCCCTGCGTGAACTGGCCCGGCTGGCTCATTGCAGCAAGACCCACGTCGCCGATCTGGAGAGCGGGCGGCGCGCACCGACCCGGCCCATCGCCGGCGCCCTGGATGAGGCGCTGGAGGCCAAAGGTGAGCTCGTGGCCTTGGCCGACGACCGTCAGCGTGTCGTTGTGTGGCCGGCGGCGAGCATGGACGCGCTTCCGTCCGCCGCGGTGATCTCGGAAGATCCTCGCCGCTACGTGGACGGGACCGTGGTGGGACAGCTGCACGTCCAGCTCGACGCGAGCAAAGCCGATGACGGTGCTCTCGGCCCGTCCGCCGCGTTGCCCAAAGTGCAGATCGTGCTTGCGGCCGTGCAGCGCTCCGTCCGCGAGGTGCGGCCTCAGATCCGGCGGCCACTGCTGGCCGTAGGAGCGGACGCCGCGGAGTTCGTGGGCTGGCTGTACCGCGATCTTGGGGATCTACCCACGGCAACGTACTGGTACGACCGGGCCATCGAGTGGGCCCAAGAAGCCGACGACGGCCCCATGCAGGGCTACGTGTTGCTGCGCAAGTCCCAGCTCGCCTACGACCGGCGCGATGCGCTGAAGGTGCTGACCTTGGCGGAAGCTGCCGGCCTTGAACGGTGGCAGTTGCCGGCGCAGGTCAGAGCCGAGGTCGCGCAACAGCAGGCCCGCGGCTATGCCATGGTCGGTGAGCCCATGGACAGGGTGGAGCGGGCGCTCGGCGAGGCCGTTCAGTGGCTCGACATGTTCGAGAGCGGCCGTGGCGACGGTGGTACGCACCTCAGCAGTACGTACGGCCGCGCCGACCTGACCTTGCGAACGGCCAGTTGCTACATCGAGGCCGGGCTGCCGGCGCGGGCGGCTGGCCTCTACCAGGAGGTATTGGACGGCACGTCGCTATCTCGACGGGACCGAGGCTACTTTCTGGCCCGCCGGGCCTTCTCGCTGGCTCTGGCCGGTCAACCCGACGAGGCCGCTGCTGTGGGCCTGGTGTCGGTGCGGCTTGCCAATACCACCAGTTCCCGGCGCACCAAACGAGAACTGGAACGCGCCGTTCGCGCTCTCGGGCCGTGGGCCGCGCGACCCGGACCGAGGGAACTGGAAGAGGCGCTACGTGCTTAGCGGTCCTGCTGGGTCAGCCACTCGGCTACCGTCCGGATGACGAACGCCTGCCACTCCTGGCTCTGCGGGTCAAGGTACTGCGGGTCATCGTGCACGGCGAAGCCGTGCTGAGCGCCGTCGATCTCGACAAGCCGGCATGGCGCCCGAAACTGCGGCACTGCCGCCCTGGACGCTTCCACCGGCACGAAGGTGTCCTTGGTGCCGTGCACGATAAGCGTGGGCGCGGCCACCTCGCCGAGTGCTTCGTGGGGACGCAGCCAGAACACCTCGTTGTAGATGGCCCGTCCGTGCTTCAGGGCCGATGAGTGGAGGAGGTAGCCCTGGCTGCTCAGTTGCGACGCGGCCTCGTCGGTCAGGTGGTCGTTCTGCCAGAAGGGACGGCTGTCGATCGTGCGCTCTTTGTAGTTCAACCGAGGGTTGAACAGCACCAGGCGGGAGATCTCGTCCGGGCACTTGGCGGCGTAGTAGGCCGTGATCCCGCCGGTGAAGCTCGTACCGAGCAAGGTGAGCTCTCCCGCGCCGGTCGCGTCACTGACGTGCCGCAGCGCGACGCGGATGTCGTTGAGGATGGCCGAGAGCGTCAGCTCTTCTTGACGACCCTCGCTGTCCCCATGGCCGCGCAGGTCGAAGCGCAGGGACGCCAGGCCGACGTCGCTCAACCCGCGGGCCAGCCGGGTGAAGAAGCCACCCTCCTCGCGTGTCACTCCGCCGCCATGCACCAGGACGACGGCATGACTGGGTGGTTCGGCTGGTGTGACGAGTGTTCCGGCGAGGTGAAGGCCGTCGATGGTGCGGATAGTGATCTCTTGCTCGGTTGCCGTCACCTACAGCAGCATAAAGACGGCTCCGTCAGCGTGGAAGCATCCACCATGGCCCGGCGGGAAGAGAAGCAAGGTCGCGTCCCCCACGTTCGACCTGTCCGACAGCGAGACCGTGCAACGCGAGGCCGAACAGGCCAAGCAGATGGGCTTCTCCGGCAAGAGATCCGTGCACCCGCCACGCCGCCATCCTGCGCACGGTGTTCACCCCCTCGCCTGAAGAGCTCGCGCACGCCATCGTCGCCGCAGGCACACGCAGCAAAGGAGGAATCACCTCCGTCACTGGGCAGATGGTCGGGCTGCCCTTCTTCGCCGCAGCACAGCGCCTGATCGACACCGCCGCGCCGACACCCCGCGCACGCCCGGCCTTGCCTTGACACCGGGCGTGCAGGTGGGGGTTGATATCGGGCCCCCCGTCCGGCGCGGAGGGGGCCGGGTGGGCGGGGCTGGTCGGGTTCGCCTCGCGTTGGGGGCGGGGCGAACCTGTTCCGGGCAAGGGAGAGAGCCGGGTCAGTCCCGGTCTCCGGATGGCGTGGTCGGAGGGTGGGCGGTAGCCGGAGGCGTCTCGTGTGGGGGCAGATTTCGCTGATGGAGATAGGGGTAGCGTTCCCTGGTGCGGTTAAGGCTGCTACCCCGCCAAGGTGTTGTTTTTGCGGGTCTTCCCGGTTTCGGGCAGTGCGTTGGGCGGCCCGACTCGTCTAGAGACGAGTCTCGCGAATATGTGTGTGAGCTAATGGCTGGCTCTGTCGCTGCTGGTGTCCCGTGTGGCCTTTTATGGGGCCCTGGATGGGCGGGCCTGGTGGAGTCGTCCCGCGTCAGGGGCGGGGCGGCTTCGCCGTCGAGCCCAGTTCCCATAGGACGGGTGTGAGTAGTTGCCGTGTCTGCTCGCGTACGGACAGCAGGCCCGCTATCGCTGGTGTTGCGTTCGCTGTGGCGGGTTCACAAAGAGGGCGTTGATCGGTGTCGCGCTCGGTGTCGCGTTTTGTTGTCGCGTCCAGTGGTGCCGCTGAGAGCGCGACATCCGGTGGGTTGCCGTCTGCTCAGGTCATGCGAGTTTCGGCTGGTGCGATGGCCGGCCCGAATCGCCTTAAGGCGACTCCTGTGAATATGTGTGCGTGCGGGTGAATGGCTGGCCTGCCGCTGCTGGTTGTCCTGCGCGGACGCTTTCTCTCCTG
The nucleotide sequence above comes from Nonomuraea gerenzanensis. Encoded proteins:
- a CDS encoding lantibiotic dehydratase, with amino-acid sequence MGDRPEKHSRSPGLSSPAHSRQEEPLITPRFEHADAAVIRASAFTSRPDLPPWPDLTGTSAGHIAGWLSWLRHVRTDPAFVEAIEVASPILADQIAGVCAGRIQQPHRIQSAVQSTLRYLLRATSRATPFGVFAGVAATRIGDTTNLQRGKQHRALARPDSAWVTALIRRVEAHPGVLPQLPATVNNLVFARGERLVLPCRLAPGQTGTCDLTVRNTAPVQAVMKAARTPIRIGRLGAILIEAFPDHAPHDLDALLAALAEHGILLTSINPPMTVTDPLGHIITELARLPDPPLHLIEELQAIQKDLTHHGRTGSAVERHALRVSATKRMATMCDDITAELAVDLRLDWTAALPRAVATEAEAAASALVQLTPHPQGNPAWQAWHTAFLERWGIDAVVPLTHAVDTDIGIGYPAGYRTSTTTPAAPSLTPRDRTLLRLAQRAALEGGDVVLDETTLNNLATDADRPPHPVPHTELRFALHAPTLTAIDRGEFTLAVLSAARQAGTTAGRFLHLLEPTDRDRLTGTLAALPTLHPGAMLAQVSCPPLSARAANLARSPAITTVVPLGEHQPHSSQTLPLEDLAVSADAHRLFLLSLSRGQLVEPLMVNALDLRRATHPLARFLCEISTARAAACTPFSWGAATGLPFLPRVRYRRTILHPATWNIAATDLPGSRATWPQWEQAWRGHRDHHRIPDQVFLGEDDVRLQLDLTEPAHLSLLRTHLNRLQTATLTEAPSRDAYGWTGGHVHEIVLPLTTAPAKRATPPITRRYRPVHHHGHPPGVSPWLYARLYAHPEAQTHILTDHLPNLLSAWRHGPENGAWFLRHHTPEPHLRLRLPLHNPNRYGKAAQQASAWAEPLRNQGLLRGIVFDTYYPEPGRYGSGPTLTAAEQVFAADSAAVLAQLPLTDQAAPPAAVIAASLTNLTAAFTGSLPAGMDWLIHRIPRTATPAINRSLYDETMRLADPSGDWAAVQALPGGTQAVTAWRRRCHAVTRYRALLTTGHGPNADNVLASLLHLHHARMAGLDADSERLCLRLARAAALAHVHRNNQ
- the fxlM gene encoding methyltransferase, FxLD system; this encodes MTTSDMASDSAETGKQAAVLRDAMVDQIIAGQEQLGITVPPAVEAALRKVPRHLFTPGASLEAAYGSDSVVAKRDADRGIMLSTVSAPPTIAMMLSQAGDLSGKRVLEIGSGGYQASLLSEMVGSTGSVTTMDIDSDVIDRAKACLAAAGYDDVQVMQGDGEYGAAGSVFDAIIVTAGTWDIAPAWLSQLADGGRLVLPLRTLGLTRSWALDRRGPLLESHGRPLMCGFVPMQGSGQHQGHAVPLHDKAGLWLDEDQHLDTTTLDEVLSTPRAEAWSGVTVGKRQPFHDQDLWLATHLHGFALLTAKQEALDAGVVAPSWRLGTPATISRQTLAYRAKLRPLDRERTTFEFGVYAHGPTAAEAAETFAEQIRQWDQHGRPAPSMTVYPAETPDTGLPAGLVLHKRHTTIVLHWPQPAQ
- a CDS encoding helix-turn-helix domain-containing protein, translating into MDMETFGGTLRRLRLRADMSLRELARLAHCSKTHVADLESGRRAPTRPIAGALDEALEAKGELVALADDRQRVVVWPAASMDALPSAAVISEDPRRYVDGTVVGQLHVQLDASKADDGALGPSAALPKVQIVLAAVQRSVREVRPQIRRPLLAVGADAAEFVGWLYRDLGDLPTATYWYDRAIEWAQEADDGPMQGYVLLRKSQLAYDRRDALKVLTLAEAAGLERWQLPAQVRAEVAQQQARGYAMVGEPMDRVERALGEAVQWLDMFESGRGDGGTHLSSTYGRADLTLRTASCYIEAGLPARAAGLYQEVLDGTSLSRRDRGYFLARRAFSLALAGQPDEAAAVGLVSVRLANTTSSRRTKRELERAVRALGPWAARPGPRELEEALRA
- a CDS encoding alpha/beta hydrolase → MTATEQEITIRTIDGLHLAGTLVTPAEPPSHAVVLVHGGGVTREEGGFFTRLARGLSDVGLASLRFDLRGHGDSEGRQEELTLSAILNDIRVALRHVSDATGAGELTLLGTSFTGGITAYYAAKCPDEISRLVLFNPRLNYKERTIDSRPFWQNDHLTDEAASQLSSQGYLLHSSALKHGRAIYNEVFWLRPHEALGEVAAPTLIVHGTKDTFVPVEASRAAVPQFRAPCRLVEIDGAQHGFAVHDDPQYLDPQSQEWQAFVIRTVAEWLTQQDR